In a single window of the Terriglobus roseus genome:
- the drmA gene encoding DISARM system helicase DrmA has translation MSYDPAVAAHQEWIGYVKPIGVVVSIPALIEAGIAADRASIPLHRDFLAVLPETSLGQPEPRLEDFQRFAVEVLKWRSSDLAGPDETLTIPVPGYDELLHPDYVVKDGDTPLLLIVKTKDPFDETLHDSSHPWPASPQARFERLLRETGVAIGLLVSAEAIRLVYAPKGESSGYITFRVADMIQVAGRPILSALYMLLSPERLFTASEGQRLPALLKASRRYQNTVSTKLSGQVTEALFELLRGFQSAHDQLGILDEVLDRDPNEVYAGLLTVLLRIVFVLYAEDRDLLSPGELWVNNYSVGGLHERLTADRAQFPDTMDQRYGAWAQLLVLFRIIFEGAHSGSVKIPARRGYLFDPERYPFLEGRRSGQPSRQTDSPLVLPRISDGSVQKVLALLLVLDGERLSYRNLDVEQIGSVYETMMGFELHLAAGQSIALKPKKKHGAPITISLERLLAEPAAKRNEWLNNAADQKLSGKPEQALKDAATVDELLAALDKRIARNVTPEPVRAGAMIFQPSPERRRSGSHYTPRTLTAPIVEHALKPVLDGLMAANAGQHPRPWQVLALKVCDPAMGSGAFLVEACRQLGDVLVEAWHLYGDIPIIPPDEDEVLHARRLVAQRCLYGVAQVERVAPSTIPGVTLEMESLSKLPDGAAAEAALMPLVDQYRSWIEQQKATVPVSPVERQKVGNQLMAQASVAAERIKRGILLLANRECLRAFTLANAAMAMQARQRFGSMEAIAPAEVKPPSWRPFQLAFLLMNLPGIAEPESEDREIVDLLFFPTGGGKTEAYLGLAAFTLVLRRLRNPGIQGAGLCVLMRYTLRLLTLDQLGRGATLICALELLREKNTDLGEWRFEIGLWVGRAATPNVMGSKDQDYPDTARRRAIDYGADSRKPSPIPLELCPWCGTRFERHSFRLMRNGIANQSFPTDLEIVCVNRDCPFIRERSLPILAVDDQIYRRLPCFMIATVDKFAGMPFMGATAGFFGKVQRFDENGFYGPTTPDVGARLPDGSLLPPELIIQDELHLISGPLGTMVGLYESALEKLASRTLPDGREVRPKIVASTATVRRAQSQIQALFNRPKVEIFPPPGPDRRDSFFAETLTPTDGDQKTNARLYVGIAAQGRSPKVAMLRVYRALLGAGETSYRLSKKNRENPADPYMTLLGYFNALRELGGARRLIEDEVRSQLERYGSRKRVSETHGSFLDRKIAYEPVELTSRISTARVSEAKDTLGIPFSEPGHADVAIATNMISVGLDITRLGLMVVFGQPKTSAEYIQATSRVGRDPERPGLVVTILNVHKPRDRSHYERFCAYHESFYRSVEATSVTPFSPRALDRGLAASMVALTRLGYEPMTAANGVGHIVEQRERLKEVVDYFADRAFTYKDGDAAERQREQARVQSRATDLLDEWLDVVQKDQDVLTVRRYNQYEPGTTGPSLLKDFLDPELRTKLPDSWEMKFRANRSLRDVEPNVNLWLRRLDQPRNDEEL, from the coding sequence ATGAGCTACGATCCCGCTGTTGCGGCGCACCAGGAGTGGATCGGCTACGTAAAGCCGATCGGCGTTGTCGTGTCCATTCCTGCACTGATTGAAGCCGGGATCGCCGCCGACCGTGCCTCGATTCCGTTGCATCGCGACTTCCTTGCTGTGCTGCCCGAGACATCGCTCGGACAACCCGAGCCACGGCTCGAGGACTTTCAGCGCTTCGCCGTTGAGGTTCTCAAGTGGCGCTCATCCGATCTGGCCGGTCCCGACGAGACTCTTACTATTCCCGTACCTGGCTACGACGAGCTTCTGCACCCTGATTACGTCGTGAAAGACGGCGACACACCGCTCCTGCTCATCGTCAAGACCAAAGACCCGTTCGACGAGACACTCCACGATTCCAGCCATCCTTGGCCCGCATCTCCCCAGGCTCGCTTCGAACGTCTCCTGCGCGAGACGGGCGTCGCGATAGGCCTTCTTGTTTCGGCGGAGGCGATCCGCCTTGTGTACGCACCAAAAGGCGAGTCAAGCGGTTACATCACCTTTCGCGTCGCGGACATGATCCAGGTCGCAGGTCGCCCAATCCTGTCTGCGCTGTACATGCTGCTCTCGCCGGAGCGCCTGTTCACTGCAAGCGAAGGCCAGCGCCTTCCGGCTCTCCTAAAAGCCAGCCGTCGCTATCAGAACACCGTCTCCACCAAGCTCTCGGGCCAGGTTACTGAGGCTCTCTTCGAACTCCTGCGCGGCTTTCAATCGGCCCACGACCAACTTGGCATTCTCGACGAGGTTCTTGATCGAGATCCTAATGAGGTCTACGCTGGGCTACTCACGGTCCTACTTCGGATTGTCTTCGTCCTTTACGCGGAAGACCGCGACCTGCTTTCCCCGGGTGAACTCTGGGTCAACAACTACTCCGTCGGGGGCCTGCATGAACGGCTTACCGCCGACAGAGCCCAGTTCCCCGACACCATGGACCAGCGCTACGGTGCCTGGGCGCAACTGCTCGTCCTCTTTCGCATCATCTTTGAGGGCGCTCACTCTGGCTCAGTCAAGATCCCTGCACGGCGTGGCTATCTGTTTGATCCTGAGCGCTATCCCTTTCTAGAGGGTCGTCGCAGTGGTCAGCCCAGTCGCCAGACTGATTCGCCCCTCGTTTTGCCTCGCATCTCCGATGGCAGCGTTCAGAAGGTCCTGGCACTGCTGCTTGTTCTCGACGGTGAGCGCCTCAGCTATCGCAACCTCGACGTCGAACAGATCGGATCCGTCTACGAAACCATGATGGGTTTCGAGCTACATCTGGCGGCAGGGCAATCCATCGCTCTCAAGCCGAAGAAGAAGCATGGAGCTCCCATCACCATCAGCCTCGAACGGCTCCTCGCGGAGCCCGCGGCGAAGCGGAATGAATGGCTGAACAACGCCGCCGACCAGAAGCTCTCGGGCAAACCCGAGCAGGCTCTGAAAGATGCCGCCACAGTCGACGAGCTTCTTGCCGCCCTCGACAAGCGCATAGCCCGAAACGTCACACCCGAGCCTGTCCGCGCGGGTGCCATGATCTTTCAGCCCTCTCCCGAGCGCCGCCGTTCCGGCTCCCACTACACTCCGCGCACCCTTACCGCTCCTATCGTTGAGCACGCGCTCAAGCCCGTGCTTGACGGACTTATGGCCGCGAATGCGGGACAGCACCCGCGCCCTTGGCAAGTCCTCGCGCTCAAGGTCTGCGATCCGGCCATGGGTTCAGGTGCCTTTCTCGTCGAAGCCTGCCGCCAGCTTGGCGATGTGCTCGTCGAAGCCTGGCATCTGTATGGCGATATACCCATCATCCCGCCCGATGAAGATGAAGTCCTCCACGCCCGACGCCTCGTCGCCCAGCGCTGCCTGTATGGAGTAGCCCAAGTTGAACGAGTCGCGCCTTCGACCATCCCCGGTGTGACATTGGAGATGGAAAGTCTCTCCAAACTGCCGGACGGTGCCGCCGCAGAAGCCGCGTTGATGCCGCTGGTCGATCAGTACCGCTCCTGGATCGAGCAGCAGAAAGCAACGGTTCCGGTGTCTCCCGTTGAACGCCAGAAGGTCGGGAACCAGCTTATGGCACAGGCTAGCGTGGCGGCCGAGCGTATTAAGCGCGGCATCCTCTTGCTTGCGAACAGGGAATGCCTGCGAGCCTTCACGCTCGCGAATGCGGCTATGGCCATGCAGGCTCGCCAGCGCTTCGGATCGATGGAGGCAATCGCACCCGCTGAGGTGAAACCACCATCCTGGCGGCCGTTCCAACTTGCCTTTCTGTTGATGAATCTGCCGGGTATCGCCGAGCCTGAATCAGAAGATCGCGAAATTGTGGACCTGCTGTTCTTCCCGACTGGCGGAGGTAAGACCGAAGCGTATCTGGGCCTTGCAGCCTTCACGCTCGTTCTGCGCCGTCTGCGCAATCCCGGCATTCAGGGCGCCGGGCTTTGCGTGCTGATGCGGTATACGCTGCGTCTGCTGACGCTTGACCAGTTGGGTCGCGGGGCCACCTTAATCTGCGCCCTTGAGTTGTTACGCGAGAAGAACACTGACTTGGGCGAGTGGCGCTTTGAAATCGGCCTGTGGGTAGGGCGAGCTGCGACGCCCAACGTCATGGGTAGCAAAGATCAGGACTATCCAGATACAGCCCGCCGACGTGCCATCGATTACGGTGCGGATTCGCGTAAACCGTCTCCCATTCCGCTCGAGCTTTGCCCATGGTGCGGAACTCGGTTTGAACGGCACTCGTTTCGTCTGATGCGGAATGGCATAGCGAACCAGTCGTTCCCGACAGACCTCGAAATTGTGTGCGTCAACCGCGACTGCCCTTTCATCCGCGAGCGCTCTCTCCCAATCTTGGCGGTCGATGATCAGATATACCGGCGGTTGCCGTGCTTCATGATCGCAACAGTTGATAAGTTTGCGGGCATGCCGTTTATGGGAGCGACCGCCGGATTCTTCGGCAAGGTGCAGCGGTTCGATGAAAACGGCTTCTACGGACCCACGACACCCGACGTTGGCGCACGTCTGCCTGATGGATCGCTGTTGCCGCCAGAACTCATCATTCAGGACGAACTCCACCTGATCTCCGGCCCACTTGGGACAATGGTGGGACTGTATGAGAGTGCACTCGAAAAGCTGGCGAGTCGCACCTTGCCTGACGGTCGCGAGGTACGGCCTAAAATTGTTGCCTCAACCGCAACTGTGCGCCGCGCACAAAGCCAGATTCAGGCTCTTTTCAATCGTCCGAAGGTAGAGATTTTTCCTCCGCCCGGACCTGATCGTCGGGATTCGTTTTTCGCAGAGACTCTGACGCCAACTGACGGTGACCAGAAGACGAATGCTCGACTTTACGTTGGCATCGCCGCGCAAGGGCGCAGTCCCAAGGTAGCCATGCTACGGGTCTATCGTGCGCTGCTCGGGGCGGGCGAAACTTCGTATCGGCTTTCAAAAAAGAATAGAGAGAACCCGGCGGACCCGTATATGACGCTGCTTGGTTACTTCAACGCTTTGCGCGAACTCGGCGGTGCACGACGTTTGATTGAAGACGAAGTTCGTAGCCAATTGGAGCGCTATGGATCAAGGAAACGAGTATCCGAGACGCACGGCTCATTCCTAGACAGGAAAATCGCTTACGAGCCGGTGGAATTGACGAGCCGCATAAGCACAGCCAGGGTATCTGAGGCGAAGGATACTTTAGGAATTCCATTTTCCGAGCCGGGTCACGCCGACGTGGCGATTGCAACCAACATGATTTCAGTGGGCTTGGATATCACTCGGCTTGGCCTGATGGTTGTCTTCGGCCAGCCGAAGACTTCCGCCGAGTACATCCAGGCAACAAGCCGTGTCGGGCGAGATCCGGAACGCCCCGGCTTGGTGGTGACGATCCTGAACGTCCACAAGCCCCGCGACCGCTCGCACTATGAACGGTTCTGCGCGTATCACGAGAGTTTCTACAGGAGTGTGGAAGCGACCAGCGTGACCCCATTCTCCCCCCGCGCATTGGATCGCGGGCTCGCGGCGTCGATGGTCGCTCTCACCCGGCTCGGCTATGAGCCAATGACAGCCGCAAACGGCGTCGGCCACATCGTCGAACAGCGGGAAAGGTTGAAAGAGGTTGTCGATTACTTCGCCGATCGCGCGTTCACTTACAAAGATGGCGATGCGGCAGAGCGCCAGCGAGAACAAGCCAGAGTGCAGAGCAGAGCTACCGATCTGCTGGACGAGTGGCTTGACGTTGTCCAGAAAGATCAGGATGTCCTGACTGTCAGACGCTACAACCAATACGAGCCAGGGACGACGGGCCCAAGCCTGTTAAAGGACTTTCTCGATCCCGAGTTGCGGACCAAACTCCCCGATAGTTGGGAGATGAAGTTCCGCGCTAACCGCTCCTTGCGCGACGTCGAACCGAACGTCAATCTTTGGTTGCGCCGCCTTGATCAACCACGTAACGACGAGGAGCTGTAA
- a CDS encoding restriction endonuclease, which produces MASNPIAIDNRFLDQFEEFREFRRRSNETDEAVLQPQVVEGLTDQKETPDEIMRSAHRQIETALAEDLLARVRSAPPDFFERLIVNLLLSMGYGGTSADKAGRTLGRSGDDGVDGVVDQDILGLDRVYIQAKRYSAGNNIGSGAIRDFFGSLDRHKANKGLFVTTSSFSQSARETADFLSKRIVLIDGNQLSELMIRQNIGCRIEETLTIKNIDEEFFEA; this is translated from the coding sequence TTGGCTTCCAACCCGATTGCCATAGATAACCGCTTCCTCGATCAATTCGAAGAATTTCGAGAGTTCCGGCGTCGGAGTAATGAAACCGACGAGGCTGTGCTGCAACCACAAGTGGTGGAAGGTCTCACCGATCAAAAGGAAACGCCAGATGAGATTATGCGGTCAGCACATCGGCAGATTGAGACAGCACTTGCAGAAGATCTTCTGGCACGAGTTCGTAGTGCGCCACCTGATTTCTTTGAGCGCCTGATCGTGAATCTCCTCTTGAGCATGGGATACGGTGGCACAAGCGCCGATAAAGCAGGTCGGACACTTGGGCGCTCGGGAGATGACGGCGTAGATGGTGTGGTCGATCAAGACATCCTGGGCTTGGATCGTGTCTATATTCAAGCCAAACGATATAGCGCTGGAAATAACATCGGTTCAGGTGCAATCCGCGATTTCTTCGGCAGCCTTGATCGTCACAAAGCAAACAAAGGTCTCTTCGTAACGACCTCAAGCTTTTCTCAATCGGCAAGAGAGACGGCAGACTTCCTGAGCAAGCGCATCGTGCTTATCGATGGCAATCAGCTGTCGGAACTCATGATTCGCCAGAATATCGGTTGCCGTATCGAGGAGACTCTCACTATCAAGAACATTGATGAAGAGTTCTTCGAGGCGTAG
- a CDS encoding winged helix-turn-helix domain-containing protein, translating into MAIPDYQFLMLPVLRKAARGEVRIGTVVESLADELSLSPEDRTALLPSGKQSVFSNRVHWAKSYPSKAGLVELT; encoded by the coding sequence ATGGCAATTCCTGATTACCAATTCCTTATGCTCCCTGTTCTTCGGAAGGCAGCGCGGGGAGAAGTACGCATTGGCACTGTAGTCGAGTCTCTTGCGGATGAACTGTCTCTCAGTCCCGAGGATCGGACAGCACTGCTGCCATCAGGCAAGCAATCGGTCTTCAGCAACCGGGTTCACTGGGCGAAGTCTTACCCCAGCAAGGCTGGGCTCGTGGAACTTACGTAG
- a CDS encoding toll/interleukin-1 receptor domain-containing protein, translating into MIVILHSPSTLVIAQAIRADLEVAFNGHVGTTTQSADSDSVWPAAASWDDLLLVVYDKDAFPSQGKKYISDYLAVRPKASLLPVAIDLNHTKPPEPADGIKALAYDDAAKGAVGRLTHRAGCMLGLRLQGRDSKIFISYRASDGKFIADQLYDHFVRLGHQPWKDEARELDGDTKILPGEKVQEEIDLALADASLVLLLDTPDSPSSKWIRHEVNTADGQLLPILPIVFQKKDDKKGPRFRSLLALRRWITFDVPDAKAAPLSDTQLEEIVAAAEKYQCEIFQRKCRVPFIVEKHFLLQGFDWNEVDKRLLMFESLRKQNVRLRTRVLSHCSIFDQIHSPAVAKFREFVKMTTPSNYSLFIYDGQLLSESEIEDIVQSEAEELIILHHQELASLLSSNFMKLEAA; encoded by the coding sequence ATGATCGTTATTTTGCATTCTCCCTCCACTCTCGTCATCGCGCAAGCCATCCGGGCAGACCTGGAAGTTGCATTCAACGGCCATGTTGGGACCACGACACAGTCTGCGGACTCAGACAGCGTCTGGCCTGCTGCCGCTTCATGGGATGACTTGCTCTTGGTCGTATATGACAAAGATGCTTTCCCCAGCCAGGGCAAAAAGTACATCTCGGATTATCTGGCAGTGCGACCGAAAGCGAGTCTCCTCCCAGTAGCAATCGATCTGAACCACACAAAGCCGCCGGAGCCTGCTGACGGCATCAAAGCGCTCGCGTATGACGATGCTGCTAAAGGAGCGGTTGGCCGACTAACTCACCGGGCGGGCTGTATGTTGGGCCTGCGCCTGCAAGGTCGAGACAGCAAGATCTTCATTTCATATCGGGCTTCTGATGGAAAATTTATTGCCGATCAACTTTACGATCATTTCGTCAGGCTTGGTCACCAGCCTTGGAAGGACGAAGCGCGTGAACTGGACGGTGACACGAAGATCTTACCCGGTGAGAAGGTGCAGGAAGAAATCGACCTGGCGCTCGCGGATGCAAGCCTCGTTCTGCTCCTGGACACCCCGGATTCACCCTCTTCGAAATGGATAAGGCACGAAGTCAATACTGCTGATGGCCAGCTGCTGCCAATCCTGCCTATCGTCTTTCAAAAGAAAGACGATAAGAAAGGGCCCAGATTTAGGTCCCTCCTCGCTCTTCGGCGCTGGATTACGTTCGACGTACCCGATGCCAAGGCCGCTCCGTTGAGCGATACTCAACTGGAAGAGATCGTTGCGGCGGCGGAAAAATACCAATGTGAAATCTTCCAACGGAAATGTAGAGTGCCATTCATCGTGGAGAAGCATTTCCTCTTGCAAGGCTTCGATTGGAATGAAGTCGATAAGCGTCTCCTAATGTTCGAGTCTCTGCGTAAGCAGAACGTACGCTTACGGACACGGGTGCTCAGTCACTGCTCGATCTTCGATCAGATCCATAGCCCAGCAGTGGCGAAGTTTCGCGAATTCGTCAAGATGACAACACCGTCGAATTACTCACTGTTTATTTACGACGGACAACTACTCTCTGAATCGGAGATCGAAGATATCGTGCAGAGCGAGGCAGAAGAGCTGATCATTCTTCATCACCAGGAACTCGCCTCGCTGCTCAGCTCCAACTTCATGAAGCTGGAGGCGGCATGA
- a CDS encoding TIR domain-containing protein, whose translation MARRVFFSFHYQQDLWRVNVVRNSGLIEGVAAAGFHDTSLWEETKRQGDDAVIRLIDNGLKGTSVTVVLIGEQTASRRYVTYEIDKSAAEGNGLLGIYIHNIKDRSGKLGTLGPIPAALSKRGAPIYTWEYGQLGRWVEAAYQAAHPHG comes from the coding sequence ATGGCACGGAGAGTCTTTTTCAGTTTCCACTATCAGCAGGATTTATGGCGCGTCAATGTCGTGCGCAACAGCGGCCTTATTGAGGGCGTTGCTGCGGCTGGCTTTCACGATACGTCTCTATGGGAAGAGACCAAGCGTCAGGGTGATGACGCGGTCATAAGGCTGATCGATAACGGACTCAAGGGCACGAGCGTGACGGTCGTCCTGATCGGAGAGCAAACTGCCTCACGTCGTTATGTGACCTATGAGATTGATAAAAGTGCAGCGGAGGGCAATGGCTTATTGGGTATCTATATCCACAATATTAAAGACAGGTCTGGCAAGCTAGGCACACTGGGACCGATACCAGCTGCGCTGTCTAAGCGTGGCGCCCCGATCTATACGTGGGAATACGGTCAATTAGGAAGATGGGTTGAAGCGGCATACCAGGCCGCTCATCCTCACGGCTGA
- a CDS encoding TIR domain-containing protein, whose translation MARKVFFSFHFDNDAWRAGQVRNMGALEADAPCSDNDWEKVKKGGNAAIEKWIADQLSGKSCAVVLVGSETASRPWVIHEIQEAWNAKKGVVGIRIHGLKNHSEYTSSAGANPFDKLTLKNGTVSLSSQVQLKWPSGADSTEIYASIKSNIADWVEEAITIRNNYT comes from the coding sequence ATGGCCAGGAAGGTATTTTTTAGTTTTCATTTTGATAATGATGCATGGCGTGCTGGTCAGGTCCGCAACATGGGAGCGCTTGAAGCTGACGCACCCTGCTCAGACAATGACTGGGAGAAGGTAAAGAAGGGCGGAAACGCGGCCATCGAGAAATGGATCGCCGATCAACTTTCCGGCAAATCGTGCGCTGTAGTGCTCGTCGGAAGCGAAACGGCCTCACGCCCTTGGGTAATCCATGAGATTCAGGAAGCATGGAATGCGAAGAAAGGCGTGGTTGGAATACGCATACATGGCCTGAAGAATCATTCAGAATATACAAGCAGCGCGGGCGCAAACCCGTTCGACAAATTGACGCTGAAGAACGGAACTGTTTCTCTATCTTCGCAAGTGCAATTGAAATGGCCGTCAGGTGCAGATAGCACAGAAATATATGCGTCAATCAAAAGCAACATAGCTGATTGGGTTGAAGAAGCGATAACCATCCGCAACAACTATACGTAA
- a CDS encoding DUF6036 family nucleotidyltransferase, producing the protein MSSDLRPPEPWHSFLRDLDDALQSPARLDCIGGFVVTQLYGLTRPTADVDVIELAPREASETLMQIALQGGPLHRKHRIYLDRVGVAAIPENYEDRLTEMFPGAYRHLRLMALDPYDIALSKLERNSQKDRDDVRYLSSTVPFNLATLQQRYETELRWQLGRPDREDLTMKLWMEMLSEE; encoded by the coding sequence ATGTCTTCTGACTTAAGGCCTCCCGAACCCTGGCACTCGTTTCTCCGAGATCTTGATGACGCATTGCAATCCCCTGCGCGTCTGGACTGTATCGGAGGATTCGTTGTCACGCAGCTATACGGACTCACCCGGCCTACGGCGGATGTGGATGTCATCGAACTCGCACCGAGGGAGGCGTCTGAGACGTTGATGCAGATCGCATTGCAAGGAGGTCCTCTTCACCGAAAGCATCGAATTTACCTTGATCGAGTAGGTGTGGCTGCAATCCCAGAGAATTACGAAGACCGGCTCACAGAGATGTTCCCTGGAGCCTATCGACACCTCAGACTGATGGCTCTCGATCCGTACGATATCGCCTTATCAAAACTCGAACGGAACAGTCAGAAAGACCGTGATGACGTTCGGTATCTCAGCAGCACGGTTCCGTTCAATCTGGCTACGCTCCAGCAACGCTATGAAACGGAGCTGCGTTGGCAACTTGGAAGGCCGGACCGTGAGGATCTGACGATGAAGTTGTGGATGGAAATGCTGTCCGAGGAATAA
- a CDS encoding helix-turn-helix domain-containing protein produces MTSHDLKSARTASNWTQAEAAHRLGVTQAYLSMVERGNRPVSDDLTSAALRVFPLPATARPIEDHSGMKAGEEFFKRALGELGYPGFAYLESQQLLNPAELLLLALDSENLDARVTEALPWLPFHFPEMNWNWLTSESKSRDRQNRLAYVALLASDVAQKRGETQLSEKLRSRAAALECSRLANEDTLAKSSMSQAERKWLRTHRTPLAAHWNLLTDLKAEDLQHVF; encoded by the coding sequence GTGACTAGTCATGACCTCAAATCGGCTCGCACCGCTTCGAACTGGACTCAGGCTGAGGCGGCTCATCGCCTTGGCGTGACGCAGGCCTACCTTTCTATGGTTGAACGCGGCAATAGGCCCGTCTCGGACGATCTCACGTCCGCAGCTCTTCGGGTTTTCCCTCTACCTGCAACGGCACGGCCCATAGAAGATCATTCCGGCATGAAGGCAGGAGAAGAGTTCTTCAAGCGAGCTTTGGGAGAGCTGGGATATCCGGGGTTTGCCTATCTGGAAAGTCAGCAACTGCTCAATCCAGCCGAATTGCTTCTCCTCGCACTCGACAGCGAAAATCTTGATGCTCGGGTGACAGAAGCCTTGCCGTGGCTCCCGTTTCACTTCCCTGAGATGAACTGGAATTGGCTCACATCCGAAAGCAAGTCTCGGGATCGACAGAATCGGCTTGCATACGTCGCTCTGCTGGCAAGCGATGTTGCACAAAAACGCGGAGAGACGCAGCTCTCGGAGAAACTGCGCTCTCGTGCGGCTGCGCTGGAATGCTCTCGCCTAGCCAACGAAGACACGCTCGCTAAAAGTTCCATGTCACAGGCTGAACGCAAATGGCTGCGCACCCACCGAACTCCATTGGCAGCACACTGGAATTTGCTTACCGACCTGAAAGCCGAGGACCTCCAGCATGTCTTCTGA